A stretch of Salvelinus alpinus chromosome 4, SLU_Salpinus.1, whole genome shotgun sequence DNA encodes these proteins:
- the LOC139574073 gene encoding nucleotide exchange factor SIL1-like isoform X1, with protein MEERQRPSKQTVDRVYVVILRHLVVKTIVTQSLLKIRSTASMLIGCRRRGRQSTRLKVALMLLVFSCQLLHVLSEKTPSAMTVVESPEASLEGEEDAHVEEGDSEDLDVFHPTDKWKTLKSGLGVPRGFDLQTGQREVKLGEHQTLKYQIDGQRQGKENTQGPSVSAEELKKALKNIKEGVDPKTSDKEEKEALRAQFHPMDELKKDMVRLDMLKESDFQIMSRLVSQFNSSNATVEEKVKALHDLEYLVHQVDNAQNLASSGGLKLVVDALNSTDYRLQESASFVLGSALSSNPVVQVEAVESGTIQKLLMLLATPRPMSVKKRALFAVASLLRHCPLAQSHFLKLGGLQVLGDIFRASGGGALRVRIVTILYDMINEKELISQTGLDPIPDASHNERLRQYAQVSLQPLLAEQGWCSLVPELLASPEHDWKEKALRTILAMMPHCQTQYRKDYALSSSLSALQEQYQELVLTEQVLGDEDGYFGEILALLETVVLKLKQV; from the exons ATGGAGGAACGTCAACGCCCCAGCAAGCAGACTGTCGACCGCGTTTACGTTGTCATCCTGCGTCACTTGGTTGTTAAGACAATCGTCACGCAATCTCTTCTCAAAATCAGG TCTACAGCCAGTATGTTGATCGGATGCCGGAGAAGAGGACGTCAATCCACCAGACTGAAGGTAGCACTCATGCTCTTAGTATTCAGTTGTCAATTGCTCCATGTTCTCAGCGAAAAA ACTCCCTCTGCTATGACTGTCGTGGAGAGCCCTGAGGCCAGCCTGGAGGGTGAGGAGGATGCCCACGTGGAAGAGGGAGATTCTGAGGATTTGGATGTATTCCATCCAACAGATAAGTGGAAGACTCTCAAATCAG GTCTTGGGGTCCCAAGGGGCTTTGACCTCCAGACTGGACAGAGGGAGGTCAAACTTGGGGAACACCAGACTCTTAAATACCAGATAGATGGACAAAG ACAGGGGAAGGAGAACACACAGGGCCCATCCGTCAGCGCTGAGGAGCTGAAGAAGGCTTTGAAAAATATCAAAGAAGGAGTGGATCCCAAAACCAGTGACAAAGAAGAGAAG gAGGCTCTCAGGGCCCAGTTTCATCCCATGGATGAGCTGAAAAAAGACATGGTCAGGCTAGACATGCTGAAGGAGTCAGACTTCCAGATTATGAGCAGACTGGTGTCCCAATTCAACAGCTCTAACGCCACTGTGGAGGAGAAGGTTAAAGCTCTACATGACTTAGAGTACCTTGTTCATCAG GTGGACAATGCACAGAACCTGGCATCTAGCGGAGGGTTGAAGCTTGTAGTTGATGCATTGAACAGCACAGACTATCGACTTCAAGAGAGTGCTTCTTTCGTTCTGGGATCAGCTCTATCAAG TAACCCGGTGGTGCAGGTGGAGGCAGTTGAAAGTGGTACCATTCAGAAGCTGTTAATGTTACTTGCCACTCCACGACCCATGTCTGTTAAAAAGAGG GCGTTGTTTGCTGTGGCCTCTTTGCTACGTCACTGCCCCTTGGCCCAAAGCCACTTCCTGAAGCTGGGTGGGCTGCAAGTGTTGGGGGATATTTTCCGAGCATCTGGAGGTGGGGCTCTCCGTGTGAGGATTGTAACCATACTCTATGACATGATCAACGAAAAG GAGCTGATCTCTCAGACTGGACTTGACCCCATCCCTGATGCATCTCACAATGAGCGTTTGCGGCAGTATGCGCAGGTCTCCCTCCAGCCACTTTTGGCAGAGCAAGGCTGGTGCAGTCTGGTACCTGAACTGTTGGCCTCCCCAGAGCACGACTGGAAGGAAAAGGCCCTGAGAACTATCCTGGCCATGATGCCTCACTGCCAGACTCAGTATCGAAAGGATTACGCCCTGTCTTCCTCCCTCAGCGCCCTACAGGAGCAGTACCAGGAGCTGGTGCTCACAGAGCAGGTCCTCGGTGACGAGGATGGATACTTTGGGGAGATTCTGGCTCTGTTGGAGACAGTGGTGCTGAAACTGAAACAAGTGTAG
- the LOC139574073 gene encoding nucleotide exchange factor SIL1-like isoform X2: MEERQRPSKQTVDRVYVVILRHLVVKTIVTQSLLKIRSTASMLIGCRRRGRQSTRLKTPSAMTVVESPEASLEGEEDAHVEEGDSEDLDVFHPTDKWKTLKSGLGVPRGFDLQTGQREVKLGEHQTLKYQIDGQRQGKENTQGPSVSAEELKKALKNIKEGVDPKTSDKEEKEALRAQFHPMDELKKDMVRLDMLKESDFQIMSRLVSQFNSSNATVEEKVKALHDLEYLVHQVDNAQNLASSGGLKLVVDALNSTDYRLQESASFVLGSALSSNPVVQVEAVESGTIQKLLMLLATPRPMSVKKRALFAVASLLRHCPLAQSHFLKLGGLQVLGDIFRASGGGALRVRIVTILYDMINEKELISQTGLDPIPDASHNERLRQYAQVSLQPLLAEQGWCSLVPELLASPEHDWKEKALRTILAMMPHCQTQYRKDYALSSSLSALQEQYQELVLTEQVLGDEDGYFGEILALLETVVLKLKQV, encoded by the exons ATGGAGGAACGTCAACGCCCCAGCAAGCAGACTGTCGACCGCGTTTACGTTGTCATCCTGCGTCACTTGGTTGTTAAGACAATCGTCACGCAATCTCTTCTCAAAATCAGG TCTACAGCCAGTATGTTGATCGGATGCCGGAGAAGAGGACGTCAATCCACCAGACTGAAG ACTCCCTCTGCTATGACTGTCGTGGAGAGCCCTGAGGCCAGCCTGGAGGGTGAGGAGGATGCCCACGTGGAAGAGGGAGATTCTGAGGATTTGGATGTATTCCATCCAACAGATAAGTGGAAGACTCTCAAATCAG GTCTTGGGGTCCCAAGGGGCTTTGACCTCCAGACTGGACAGAGGGAGGTCAAACTTGGGGAACACCAGACTCTTAAATACCAGATAGATGGACAAAG ACAGGGGAAGGAGAACACACAGGGCCCATCCGTCAGCGCTGAGGAGCTGAAGAAGGCTTTGAAAAATATCAAAGAAGGAGTGGATCCCAAAACCAGTGACAAAGAAGAGAAG gAGGCTCTCAGGGCCCAGTTTCATCCCATGGATGAGCTGAAAAAAGACATGGTCAGGCTAGACATGCTGAAGGAGTCAGACTTCCAGATTATGAGCAGACTGGTGTCCCAATTCAACAGCTCTAACGCCACTGTGGAGGAGAAGGTTAAAGCTCTACATGACTTAGAGTACCTTGTTCATCAG GTGGACAATGCACAGAACCTGGCATCTAGCGGAGGGTTGAAGCTTGTAGTTGATGCATTGAACAGCACAGACTATCGACTTCAAGAGAGTGCTTCTTTCGTTCTGGGATCAGCTCTATCAAG TAACCCGGTGGTGCAGGTGGAGGCAGTTGAAAGTGGTACCATTCAGAAGCTGTTAATGTTACTTGCCACTCCACGACCCATGTCTGTTAAAAAGAGG GCGTTGTTTGCTGTGGCCTCTTTGCTACGTCACTGCCCCTTGGCCCAAAGCCACTTCCTGAAGCTGGGTGGGCTGCAAGTGTTGGGGGATATTTTCCGAGCATCTGGAGGTGGGGCTCTCCGTGTGAGGATTGTAACCATACTCTATGACATGATCAACGAAAAG GAGCTGATCTCTCAGACTGGACTTGACCCCATCCCTGATGCATCTCACAATGAGCGTTTGCGGCAGTATGCGCAGGTCTCCCTCCAGCCACTTTTGGCAGAGCAAGGCTGGTGCAGTCTGGTACCTGAACTGTTGGCCTCCCCAGAGCACGACTGGAAGGAAAAGGCCCTGAGAACTATCCTGGCCATGATGCCTCACTGCCAGACTCAGTATCGAAAGGATTACGCCCTGTCTTCCTCCCTCAGCGCCCTACAGGAGCAGTACCAGGAGCTGGTGCTCACAGAGCAGGTCCTCGGTGACGAGGATGGATACTTTGGGGAGATTCTGGCTCTGTTGGAGACAGTGGTGCTGAAACTGAAACAAGTGTAG
- the LOC139574073 gene encoding nucleotide exchange factor SIL1-like isoform X4, which translates to MLIGCRRRGRQSTRLKTPSAMTVVESPEASLEGEEDAHVEEGDSEDLDVFHPTDKWKTLKSGLGVPRGFDLQTGQREVKLGEHQTLKYQIDGQRQGKENTQGPSVSAEELKKALKNIKEGVDPKTSDKEEKEALRAQFHPMDELKKDMVRLDMLKESDFQIMSRLVSQFNSSNATVEEKVKALHDLEYLVHQVDNAQNLASSGGLKLVVDALNSTDYRLQESASFVLGSALSSNPVVQVEAVESGTIQKLLMLLATPRPMSVKKRALFAVASLLRHCPLAQSHFLKLGGLQVLGDIFRASGGGALRVRIVTILYDMINEKELISQTGLDPIPDASHNERLRQYAQVSLQPLLAEQGWCSLVPELLASPEHDWKEKALRTILAMMPHCQTQYRKDYALSSSLSALQEQYQELVLTEQVLGDEDGYFGEILALLETVVLKLKQV; encoded by the exons ATGTTGATCGGATGCCGGAGAAGAGGACGTCAATCCACCAGACTGAAG ACTCCCTCTGCTATGACTGTCGTGGAGAGCCCTGAGGCCAGCCTGGAGGGTGAGGAGGATGCCCACGTGGAAGAGGGAGATTCTGAGGATTTGGATGTATTCCATCCAACAGATAAGTGGAAGACTCTCAAATCAG GTCTTGGGGTCCCAAGGGGCTTTGACCTCCAGACTGGACAGAGGGAGGTCAAACTTGGGGAACACCAGACTCTTAAATACCAGATAGATGGACAAAG ACAGGGGAAGGAGAACACACAGGGCCCATCCGTCAGCGCTGAGGAGCTGAAGAAGGCTTTGAAAAATATCAAAGAAGGAGTGGATCCCAAAACCAGTGACAAAGAAGAGAAG gAGGCTCTCAGGGCCCAGTTTCATCCCATGGATGAGCTGAAAAAAGACATGGTCAGGCTAGACATGCTGAAGGAGTCAGACTTCCAGATTATGAGCAGACTGGTGTCCCAATTCAACAGCTCTAACGCCACTGTGGAGGAGAAGGTTAAAGCTCTACATGACTTAGAGTACCTTGTTCATCAG GTGGACAATGCACAGAACCTGGCATCTAGCGGAGGGTTGAAGCTTGTAGTTGATGCATTGAACAGCACAGACTATCGACTTCAAGAGAGTGCTTCTTTCGTTCTGGGATCAGCTCTATCAAG TAACCCGGTGGTGCAGGTGGAGGCAGTTGAAAGTGGTACCATTCAGAAGCTGTTAATGTTACTTGCCACTCCACGACCCATGTCTGTTAAAAAGAGG GCGTTGTTTGCTGTGGCCTCTTTGCTACGTCACTGCCCCTTGGCCCAAAGCCACTTCCTGAAGCTGGGTGGGCTGCAAGTGTTGGGGGATATTTTCCGAGCATCTGGAGGTGGGGCTCTCCGTGTGAGGATTGTAACCATACTCTATGACATGATCAACGAAAAG GAGCTGATCTCTCAGACTGGACTTGACCCCATCCCTGATGCATCTCACAATGAGCGTTTGCGGCAGTATGCGCAGGTCTCCCTCCAGCCACTTTTGGCAGAGCAAGGCTGGTGCAGTCTGGTACCTGAACTGTTGGCCTCCCCAGAGCACGACTGGAAGGAAAAGGCCCTGAGAACTATCCTGGCCATGATGCCTCACTGCCAGACTCAGTATCGAAAGGATTACGCCCTGTCTTCCTCCCTCAGCGCCCTACAGGAGCAGTACCAGGAGCTGGTGCTCACAGAGCAGGTCCTCGGTGACGAGGATGGATACTTTGGGGAGATTCTGGCTCTGTTGGAGACAGTGGTGCTGAAACTGAAACAAGTGTAG
- the LOC139574073 gene encoding nucleotide exchange factor SIL1-like isoform X3, with translation MLIGCRRRGRQSTRLKVALMLLVFSCQLLHVLSEKTPSAMTVVESPEASLEGEEDAHVEEGDSEDLDVFHPTDKWKTLKSGLGVPRGFDLQTGQREVKLGEHQTLKYQIDGQRQGKENTQGPSVSAEELKKALKNIKEGVDPKTSDKEEKEALRAQFHPMDELKKDMVRLDMLKESDFQIMSRLVSQFNSSNATVEEKVKALHDLEYLVHQVDNAQNLASSGGLKLVVDALNSTDYRLQESASFVLGSALSSNPVVQVEAVESGTIQKLLMLLATPRPMSVKKRALFAVASLLRHCPLAQSHFLKLGGLQVLGDIFRASGGGALRVRIVTILYDMINEKELISQTGLDPIPDASHNERLRQYAQVSLQPLLAEQGWCSLVPELLASPEHDWKEKALRTILAMMPHCQTQYRKDYALSSSLSALQEQYQELVLTEQVLGDEDGYFGEILALLETVVLKLKQV, from the exons ATGTTGATCGGATGCCGGAGAAGAGGACGTCAATCCACCAGACTGAAGGTAGCACTCATGCTCTTAGTATTCAGTTGTCAATTGCTCCATGTTCTCAGCGAAAAA ACTCCCTCTGCTATGACTGTCGTGGAGAGCCCTGAGGCCAGCCTGGAGGGTGAGGAGGATGCCCACGTGGAAGAGGGAGATTCTGAGGATTTGGATGTATTCCATCCAACAGATAAGTGGAAGACTCTCAAATCAG GTCTTGGGGTCCCAAGGGGCTTTGACCTCCAGACTGGACAGAGGGAGGTCAAACTTGGGGAACACCAGACTCTTAAATACCAGATAGATGGACAAAG ACAGGGGAAGGAGAACACACAGGGCCCATCCGTCAGCGCTGAGGAGCTGAAGAAGGCTTTGAAAAATATCAAAGAAGGAGTGGATCCCAAAACCAGTGACAAAGAAGAGAAG gAGGCTCTCAGGGCCCAGTTTCATCCCATGGATGAGCTGAAAAAAGACATGGTCAGGCTAGACATGCTGAAGGAGTCAGACTTCCAGATTATGAGCAGACTGGTGTCCCAATTCAACAGCTCTAACGCCACTGTGGAGGAGAAGGTTAAAGCTCTACATGACTTAGAGTACCTTGTTCATCAG GTGGACAATGCACAGAACCTGGCATCTAGCGGAGGGTTGAAGCTTGTAGTTGATGCATTGAACAGCACAGACTATCGACTTCAAGAGAGTGCTTCTTTCGTTCTGGGATCAGCTCTATCAAG TAACCCGGTGGTGCAGGTGGAGGCAGTTGAAAGTGGTACCATTCAGAAGCTGTTAATGTTACTTGCCACTCCACGACCCATGTCTGTTAAAAAGAGG GCGTTGTTTGCTGTGGCCTCTTTGCTACGTCACTGCCCCTTGGCCCAAAGCCACTTCCTGAAGCTGGGTGGGCTGCAAGTGTTGGGGGATATTTTCCGAGCATCTGGAGGTGGGGCTCTCCGTGTGAGGATTGTAACCATACTCTATGACATGATCAACGAAAAG GAGCTGATCTCTCAGACTGGACTTGACCCCATCCCTGATGCATCTCACAATGAGCGTTTGCGGCAGTATGCGCAGGTCTCCCTCCAGCCACTTTTGGCAGAGCAAGGCTGGTGCAGTCTGGTACCTGAACTGTTGGCCTCCCCAGAGCACGACTGGAAGGAAAAGGCCCTGAGAACTATCCTGGCCATGATGCCTCACTGCCAGACTCAGTATCGAAAGGATTACGCCCTGTCTTCCTCCCTCAGCGCCCTACAGGAGCAGTACCAGGAGCTGGTGCTCACAGAGCAGGTCCTCGGTGACGAGGATGGATACTTTGGGGAGATTCTGGCTCTGTTGGAGACAGTGGTGCTGAAACTGAAACAAGTGTAG